The Brassica napus cultivar Da-Ae chromosome C7, Da-Ae, whole genome shotgun sequence genomic interval CAGTGTCTAATAAATATGAGAACATGTCATAataggtggtgaaacctttGGCCTGATGGGATAACAACACTTCCTCTGAATGGAATGTGTCACGAGTTTTGTTTAACAAATCCTCGTTTGTTACCAATTCACCACATAGTCTAAGACTATAGGTGATTCTCATAAGATCAGAGTGATAATTGTCCACGGATTCATAATCCTGGAACCTTAGAGCTTCccattttttcttggattcgtGCAACAATGGCTCACAGAATCTAGAATTCAAAAATGACCAGAGATTATGAGGATCATTAACATATCCAAACTCGTCTCTTAGGTCCTCACAGAGATGGTGTCGCATAATCATTATGGCTCTGTGTCTTTCACACGCAAGGGTGTCATTGCCATACTTGATGCACTTCCcaagtcctctagacttcaagACGGCTGAAGTGTTTATAGCCCAATcaagataattatctccagagagatcaaGGGCTTTGTAATCTGAGGGTATGAaactcgacatctgaaatcattattcaaaacaggtcttaatcaagtaatctttttgaaatttttcatgcTTCATATCAATGCCACACAcggaccaaaagaaaaaaaaattctaaatgatgcattttcttaaaaccatacGGTTTAAGGTGTGGATCaatgtatttttcagatttaaggtcctcttatttcaaacacaaggtttcaaggcctttagggatTCTATCTTAGATGATCAGGAAAATgttccatattttcttcatcCCATTGGATCGGATCATttagtataatgatttttttttttcagttcagaTCAGATTGCTTGAAAACTATGAATGATCTATATCCCTAACAGTCGAGATTTCATGTTCAGTATGCAATATTAGTATGCAAACAATATGCAATCAAGCAAACCAATTCAATCATGAAATCAGGTTAgggttttcaaaaaatataccatatatttattattattttttcgaaaaataatcaaatcagaaattattgtgacttaaaaaaataaatcaggaagatttgatttattcaagcaatttattatatacttttcgatttaaaaataaatatattttctcagatatatctctgatattttgattttaaatattaaaaaaatattttttttcaatcctAATCAAGTTCTAGTCGTTATCAATCATCAGGAAAACAAATTTCTCAGACAAGAACAGGAGGTAAAACCTCGGATTAATTTATGAAACCATgatcagattttcaaaaaaaaaattatgtaacatGCAGTCCTTAACAGT includes:
- the LOC125590259 gene encoding uncharacterized protein LOC125590259, with amino-acid sequence MSSFIPSDYKALDLSGDNYLDWAINTSAVLKSRGLGKCIKYGNDTLACERHRAIMIMRHHLCEDLRDEFGYVNDPHNLWSFLNSRFCEPLLHESKKKWEALRFQDYESVDNYHSDLMRITYSLRLCGELVTNEDLLNKTRDTFHSEEVLLSHQAKGFTTYYDMFSYLLDTEQKKQKRMDNIRRFNDIIEIYYEVLDSEMKIPEANKATFDKKRSEEDSEWTLMDHEVGLYID